The Citrifermentans bemidjiense Bem genome window below encodes:
- the rpmB gene encoding 50S ribosomal protein L28, translating into MSRICEICGKGPSFGNNVSHANNKTSKIWRPNLQKIKAVKNGTVRSIKVCTRCIRSGHVTKAL; encoded by the coding sequence ATGTCCAGAATATGCGAGATTTGCGGTAAAGGCCCTAGCTTCGGGAATAATGTCAGCCACGCTAACAACAAGACCAGCAAAATCTGGCGCCCGAACCTGCAGAAGATCAAGGCCGTTAAAAACGGTACCGTCAGGAGCATCAAGGTCTGCACCCGCTGCATCCGCTCCGGTCACGTCACCAAGGCCCTCTAG
- a CDS encoding M28 family peptidase — translation MELVRQALAKISVERIRKHIEVLEGVRHPVAAPAALERARAYVSDNLKALGYSIEQHLFLDNGSEFSNVIATRRGRLFPRRRLLVLAHYDTVSNSPGADDNASGVAVLLEIATVLSGLSMEKTVQFVAVNLEENADEEVSGSGLRGSRALAARAKEEGWDIEGVLVLESVAFASDSALQTVPAGLPLEVPSQGNFLAAIGNENSKALLQGFSQAIKRHGAALPLVPLAVPGNGEMFRDTRRSDHAPFWDLGFPAVMLTDTTNFRNPNYHEPSDTLDTLNLSFAEKVCRATAGCLLDLAGGVEEREV, via the coding sequence ATGGAACTGGTTCGGCAGGCGTTGGCGAAGATCTCGGTGGAACGGATAAGAAAGCACATCGAGGTGCTGGAAGGGGTGAGGCACCCGGTGGCGGCCCCGGCCGCCCTGGAGCGCGCGCGGGCTTATGTAAGCGACAACCTGAAAGCCTTGGGGTACAGCATCGAACAGCACCTGTTCCTCGACAACGGCAGCGAGTTCAGCAACGTGATTGCTACCCGGCGCGGCAGGCTTTTTCCCAGGCGCCGGCTGCTGGTGCTGGCTCATTACGATACCGTTTCCAACTCCCCCGGGGCCGACGACAACGCAAGCGGTGTGGCGGTTCTCCTGGAGATAGCCACTGTTTTGAGCGGGCTCTCCATGGAAAAGACGGTCCAGTTCGTGGCGGTGAACCTGGAGGAAAATGCCGACGAAGAGGTTTCAGGCAGCGGACTCAGGGGGAGCCGGGCGCTCGCTGCCCGGGCCAAAGAGGAAGGGTGGGATATCGAGGGGGTGCTGGTGCTGGAATCGGTCGCCTTCGCATCCGACTCCGCCTTGCAGACCGTGCCGGCGGGGCTGCCGCTGGAGGTGCCTTCTCAGGGGAACTTCCTCGCCGCGATCGGCAACGAAAACTCAAAGGCGCTGCTGCAGGGGTTTTCCCAGGCGATCAAGCGCCATGGCGCCGCTCTTCCGTTAGTTCCCCTGGCGGTTCCGGGCAACGGGGAGATGTTCCGCGACACCAGGAGGTCGGATCATGCCCCCTTCTGGGACCTCGGTTTCCCCGCGGTGATGCTGACCGACACGACAAATTTCAGAAATCCCAACTACCACGAGCCGAGCGACACGCTCGACACCCTCAACCTTTCCTTCGCGGAAAAGGTCTGCCGCGCGACTGCCGGCTGCCTGCTGGATCTGGCTGGGGGCGTCGAGGAAAGAGAAGTCTGA
- a CDS encoding CHAD domain-containing protein — MARTIPSTGEPDSIRTWFASRTILTAAAKLFFANWKQVSKTLEEEQLHDLRVASRRLREALALFEPCSPSDAASKLSKRVRKVTRMLGPIRNADEAHLFFLELKQSRPQTDTAVLDELLRALEQERELARSQLAATLRHPRERRQTTTLLDALHDRLNLFRGQKANPFLDFRTFAEGALTERAETLALLLPAAAIEGDPAAQHRLRIAVKKMRYRVELMEPQLPSAGALRDKLKSHQEVLGKLHDLDVFTGMVRERMAEGSAKEKLLDVMEQLRHELFKRFMEQLQAMPLAAVPEEVRLLFPRRPQPDPAGSRQSRGRPFPRRKG; from the coding sequence ATGGCCCGCACCATTCCAAGCACAGGCGAACCAGATTCCATTCGGACCTGGTTCGCCTCCCGCACCATACTTACCGCAGCCGCAAAACTCTTTTTCGCCAACTGGAAGCAAGTATCGAAGACGCTGGAGGAGGAACAACTCCACGACCTGCGCGTCGCCTCACGCCGCCTGCGGGAGGCACTGGCACTCTTCGAACCCTGCTCTCCCTCGGATGCAGCGAGCAAGCTGTCAAAGCGGGTCAGAAAGGTGACCCGGATGCTGGGCCCGATACGCAATGCCGACGAGGCCCATCTCTTTTTCCTTGAACTAAAGCAAAGCAGGCCACAGACCGACACGGCGGTGCTGGACGAGCTTTTGCGCGCACTTGAGCAGGAGCGCGAGCTAGCGCGCAGCCAACTCGCCGCGACCTTGCGCCACCCCCGCGAGCGCAGGCAGACCACCACGCTGCTGGACGCTCTGCACGACCGGCTCAACCTCTTCCGGGGCCAGAAGGCAAATCCCTTCCTCGACTTCCGCACCTTCGCGGAGGGGGCGCTCACGGAGCGCGCCGAAACTCTCGCGCTACTCCTCCCGGCGGCGGCCATTGAAGGAGATCCCGCAGCACAGCACAGGCTGAGGATTGCGGTGAAGAAGATGCGTTACCGGGTGGAGCTCATGGAACCGCAGCTGCCATCGGCGGGTGCCTTGAGGGACAAGCTGAAGAGCCACCAGGAGGTGCTCGGGAAACTGCACGACCTGGACGTTTTTACCGGGATGGTGCGGGAAAGGATGGCCGAGGGGTCGGCCAAGGAGAAACTGCTGGACGTAATGGAGCAGCTAAGGCATGAGCTTTTCAAACGGTTTATGGAGCAGCTCCAGGCGATGCCATTGGCGGCGGTGCCGGAAGAGGTCAGACTTCTCTTTCCTCGACGCCCCCAGCCAGATCCAGCAGGCAGCCGGCAGTCGCGCGGCAGACCTTTTCCGCGAAGGAAAGGTTGA
- a CDS encoding RelA/SpoT family protein, whose translation MIRLNDILEKVASYNPGCDLDLLRKAYVFCAKVHQGQTRLSGEPYLIHPMEVAGILADLRLDLPAVVTGLLHDTVEDTLTTHEELESLFGAEVARLVDGVTKIGKIHFKTKEESQAENFRKMLLAMATDIRVILVKLADRLHNMRTLQYQPEPKQRTIAKETLDIYAPIANRLGISWVKGELEDLSFRYLEPQLYYDLAGKVAKKKQERESYVATVKEIIKKQLEEHGIKGDVSGRSKHLYSIYRKMQSRNVDIDEIYDLIAIRVSVEDIRECYEVLGIIHSTWKPIPGRFKDYIAMPKGNMYQSLHTTVIGPYGERMEVQIRTVEMHRVAESGIAAHWKYKEGKGYDDKDVKRFTWIRQLLEWQQELDDSKEFMDTVKVELFPEDVFIFTPKGDVKGFPKGSTPIDFAYSVHTDVGHRCVGAKVNGKLVPLKYELKTGDIVEVITSPHHTPSKDWLKIVKSSRARNKIRAWVKTEERMRSITLGREICEKEFRRFSLNFGKLQKTGELKKVAQEFGFVAEDDLMASVGYGKLSVNQILSKLIPAEKLDAAKEQKETRIGKVIEKLKGKSSSAIEISGVEDVLVRFGKCCNPLPGDEITGFITRGRGVTIHTADCPFAMALEPERRIEVAWNKGRKSALPVKIRVVCNDEKGILANIATAITNCEANISSASIQSTLDKRGENLFEVDVTDLDHLKKVFAAIMKVKGVIKVERLRS comes from the coding sequence ATGATAAGACTCAACGACATACTTGAAAAGGTCGCCTCCTACAATCCCGGTTGCGACCTCGACCTGCTCCGCAAGGCCTACGTCTTCTGTGCCAAGGTGCACCAGGGGCAGACCAGGCTCTCGGGAGAGCCGTACCTGATCCACCCCATGGAGGTGGCCGGGATACTGGCGGACCTGCGCCTGGACCTCCCTGCCGTGGTCACCGGGCTTTTGCACGACACGGTCGAGGACACCCTGACCACGCACGAGGAGCTGGAGTCGCTTTTCGGCGCCGAGGTGGCGAGGCTCGTCGACGGCGTCACCAAGATCGGCAAGATCCACTTCAAGACCAAGGAGGAGAGCCAGGCGGAGAACTTCCGCAAGATGCTCCTCGCCATGGCCACCGACATCAGGGTCATCCTGGTGAAACTCGCCGACCGTCTGCACAACATGCGCACCCTGCAGTACCAGCCCGAGCCCAAGCAGCGCACCATCGCCAAGGAAACCCTCGACATCTACGCCCCCATCGCCAACCGGCTCGGGATCTCCTGGGTCAAGGGGGAGCTGGAGGACCTTTCCTTCCGCTACCTGGAGCCCCAGCTCTACTACGATTTGGCCGGCAAGGTGGCGAAGAAGAAGCAGGAGCGAGAGTCCTACGTCGCGACGGTGAAGGAGATCATCAAGAAACAGTTGGAGGAGCACGGCATCAAGGGGGACGTCTCCGGGCGCTCCAAGCACCTCTACTCCATCTACCGCAAGATGCAGAGCCGCAACGTCGACATCGACGAGATCTACGACCTGATCGCCATCCGCGTCTCGGTGGAGGACATCCGCGAGTGCTACGAGGTGTTGGGGATCATTCATTCCACCTGGAAGCCGATCCCGGGACGCTTCAAGGACTACATCGCCATGCCCAAGGGGAACATGTACCAGTCGCTGCACACGACGGTCATCGGCCCTTACGGCGAACGCATGGAGGTGCAGATCCGTACCGTGGAGATGCACCGCGTGGCGGAGTCCGGGATCGCGGCACACTGGAAGTACAAAGAAGGGAAGGGGTACGACGACAAGGACGTCAAGCGCTTCACCTGGATCAGGCAGCTCCTCGAATGGCAGCAGGAACTCGACGACTCCAAGGAGTTCATGGACACCGTCAAGGTCGAGCTCTTCCCCGAGGACGTCTTCATCTTCACACCGAAAGGGGACGTGAAGGGGTTCCCCAAGGGGTCGACCCCCATAGATTTCGCCTATTCGGTCCACACCGACGTGGGGCACCGCTGCGTCGGCGCCAAGGTGAACGGCAAGCTGGTCCCGCTCAAGTACGAGCTGAAGACAGGCGACATCGTCGAAGTGATTACCTCGCCGCACCACACCCCCTCCAAGGACTGGCTGAAGATAGTCAAGAGCTCCCGCGCGCGCAACAAGATCAGGGCCTGGGTTAAGACCGAAGAGCGGATGCGGAGCATCACGCTGGGTCGCGAGATCTGTGAGAAGGAGTTCCGCCGCTTCTCGCTCAACTTCGGGAAGCTGCAAAAAACCGGCGAGTTGAAGAAGGTGGCCCAGGAGTTCGGCTTCGTGGCAGAGGACGACCTGATGGCGTCGGTGGGCTACGGCAAGCTCTCCGTGAACCAGATCCTTTCCAAGCTGATCCCTGCCGAAAAGCTCGATGCCGCGAAGGAGCAGAAGGAAACGCGCATCGGTAAGGTGATCGAGAAGCTGAAGGGGAAATCCTCCTCGGCGATCGAGATCAGCGGCGTCGAGGACGTGCTGGTGCGCTTCGGCAAGTGCTGCAACCCTCTTCCCGGCGACGAGATCACCGGCTTCATCACCCGCGGGCGCGGGGTCACCATCCACACTGCGGACTGCCCCTTCGCCATGGCGCTGGAGCCCGAGCGCCGCATCGAGGTGGCCTGGAACAAGGGGAGAAAGAGCGCGCTTCCGGTCAAGATCCGCGTCGTCTGCAACGACGAAAAGGGGATCCTGGCGAACATCGCCACCGCCATCACCAACTGCGAGGCCAACATCTCCAGCGCCTCCATCCAGAGCACCCTCGACAAGCGGGGCGAGAACCTCTTCGAGGTGGACGTAACCGACCTAGACCACCTGAAGAAGGTGTTCGCCGCCATCATGAAGGTGAAGGGTGTCATCAAGGTGGAAAGGCTGAGAAGCTAG
- the gmk gene encoding guanylate kinase yields the protein MKREGVLYVISAPSGAGKTSLCKEIIDIFPNLRHSVSHTTRPPRTGEVHGRDYFFVGKEEFNRMVEAGEFAEWAEVHGNLYGTSLATLKESRTDGIDLILDIDCQGARQLKGRFEGGVYIFVLPPNIEELRRRLDHRSSDSPEVIERRINNAAGEIKEARWYDYIIVNDRFSEAVEQLKSVLIAERCRTTRLIQGLSATFEI from the coding sequence ATGAAACGAGAAGGCGTACTGTATGTGATATCGGCACCCTCGGGGGCGGGCAAGACCTCGCTCTGCAAGGAAATAATTGACATTTTCCCGAACCTACGGCATTCTGTCAGCCACACGACGCGCCCTCCCCGTACCGGAGAGGTGCACGGGCGTGATTATTTTTTTGTGGGCAAGGAAGAATTCAACCGCATGGTCGAGGCGGGCGAGTTCGCGGAGTGGGCCGAGGTTCACGGCAACCTGTACGGCACCTCGCTTGCCACCTTGAAGGAATCCCGCACCGACGGGATCGACCTGATCCTTGATATCGACTGCCAGGGTGCGCGGCAGCTCAAGGGACGCTTCGAAGGGGGCGTTTACATCTTCGTGCTCCCACCGAACATCGAGGAGCTGCGCCGCCGCCTCGACCACCGCTCCTCCGACTCCCCGGAGGTGATCGAGCGCCGCATCAACAACGCCGCCGGCGAGATCAAGGAAGCGCGCTGGTACGACTACATCATCGTCAACGACCGGTTCAGCGAGGCTGTCGAGCAGCTGAAGAGCGTGCTTATAGCCGAGCGCTGCAGAACCACCCGACTCATCCAGGGTCTTTCCGCGACCTTCGAGATCTAA
- a CDS encoding RidA family protein, whose product MKKEIIVTEQAPKAIGPYSQGVKAGGFLFLSGAIALDPVSGEIVQGGIVAETEQVMKNIGALLQAAGVDFGDVVKTVIYLANMADFATVNGIYGRFFEAEAPARVTVEVKGLPRGALVEIEVTALCG is encoded by the coding sequence ATGAAAAAGGAGATCATCGTAACGGAGCAGGCGCCCAAGGCGATCGGCCCGTATTCGCAGGGCGTGAAGGCGGGAGGGTTTCTCTTTCTTTCCGGCGCCATCGCTCTCGACCCGGTGTCTGGGGAGATAGTACAGGGGGGGATCGTCGCCGAGACCGAGCAGGTGATGAAGAACATCGGCGCGCTTTTGCAGGCGGCAGGCGTCGACTTTGGCGACGTGGTGAAGACCGTGATCTACCTAGCCAACATGGCGGACTTCGCCACGGTGAACGGGATCTACGGCCGTTTCTTCGAAGCCGAGGCTCCGGCACGGGTCACCGTCGAGGTGAAAGGGCTGCCGCGCGGCGCGCTGGTCGAGATCGAGGTGACCGCCCTCTGCGGCTAG
- a CDS encoding PSP1 domain-containing protein produces MAKIARIQFNTAGKLYDFTLGKTTVKPGDRVIVETERGKSIGQVVAGPIEVDDALVPEGIKPVQRLAEASDLATLATNTAKEKEAHKFCLTRIKERGMDMKLVRVEYLFDGSKAIFYFTADGRVDFRELVKDLAHAFHTRIEMRQIGVRDESKMVGGIGICGRELCCSSYLREFEPVSVKMAKEQNLALNPSKISGQCGRLLCCLSYEFDTYCSLRKGLPKCGKRVQCGCVDGEVVKVNVLQQTVTVRNVDDTMVTLNGDEISPENVSDRVKKPQGKGEQQQGDKGKGPQGSGKQRRNRPQDVKERKKEKPQ; encoded by the coding sequence CAACACAGCAGGCAAGCTCTACGACTTCACCCTCGGCAAGACCACGGTCAAGCCGGGCGACCGGGTCATCGTCGAGACCGAGCGCGGCAAGAGCATAGGGCAGGTCGTTGCCGGCCCCATCGAAGTGGACGACGCGCTGGTGCCGGAAGGAATCAAACCGGTTCAACGCCTGGCGGAGGCCAGCGACCTGGCGACGCTGGCGACCAACACGGCAAAAGAGAAAGAGGCGCACAAGTTCTGCCTGACCCGGATCAAGGAACGGGGCATGGACATGAAGCTGGTGCGGGTCGAGTACCTATTCGACGGCAGCAAGGCGATCTTCTACTTCACGGCCGACGGCCGGGTCGATTTTCGCGAACTGGTCAAGGACTTGGCGCATGCCTTCCACACCAGGATCGAGATGCGCCAGATAGGCGTCAGGGACGAGTCGAAGATGGTCGGCGGCATCGGGATCTGCGGGCGCGAACTCTGCTGCTCCTCCTACCTGCGCGAGTTCGAGCCGGTCTCGGTGAAGATGGCCAAGGAGCAGAACCTGGCGCTCAACCCGAGCAAGATCTCCGGGCAGTGCGGCAGGCTTCTTTGCTGCCTCTCCTACGAGTTCGACACCTACTGCAGCCTGAGAAAGGGGCTCCCCAAGTGCGGCAAAAGGGTCCAGTGCGGCTGCGTCGACGGCGAAGTGGTGAAGGTGAACGTGCTGCAGCAGACCGTCACCGTGAGAAACGTAGACGACACTATGGTCACGCTGAACGGCGACGAGATCAGCCCCGAGAACGTCAGCGACCGCGTCAAGAAACCGCAGGGCAAGGGAGAGCAGCAGCAGGGCGACAAGGGCAAAGGCCCGCAGGGCTCCGGCAAGCAGCGCCGCAACAGGCCCCAGGACGTTAAGGAAAGAAAAAAGGAGAAACCACAATGA
- a CDS encoding YdcF family protein, whose product MALLKGLFSLMVLILIVLSVLFVDFVYKTFSLSQRDVHADAIVVLTGGRGRVEEGVKLYRAGQGKLLFLIGVDPLVKKHELYQGAGAENVYLEKTSRNTLENAIYARDMIMKHKVSSIKLITSRYHMKRSTILFRNAFPKDVAIYPHPVDSSNLKEEWWNHKGSFKLLFSEFYKYCILRVFFLFAPGELRPLPGTG is encoded by the coding sequence ATGGCTTTATTGAAGGGACTGTTTTCGCTCATGGTGTTGATACTGATCGTCCTGAGTGTTTTGTTCGTGGACTTCGTCTATAAGACCTTTTCACTGTCTCAGCGCGACGTGCACGCCGACGCCATCGTGGTCTTGACCGGCGGTCGGGGGCGGGTCGAGGAGGGGGTGAAGCTGTACCGGGCCGGACAGGGAAAGCTCCTCTTTCTGATCGGGGTCGATCCCCTGGTGAAAAAGCACGAGCTTTACCAGGGAGCAGGCGCTGAGAACGTCTATCTGGAGAAGACGTCGAGGAACACCTTGGAGAACGCCATCTACGCCCGGGACATGATCATGAAGCACAAGGTGAGCTCCATCAAGCTGATCACCTCGCGCTACCATATGAAGCGCTCCACCATCCTGTTCCGGAACGCGTTCCCCAAGGACGTCGCCATTTATCCCCATCCGGTCGACTCCAGCAACTTGAAGGAAGAGTGGTGGAACCACAAGGGGAGCTTCAAGCTTCTCTTCTCCGAATTCTACAAGTACTGCATCCTGCGTGTCTTCTTCCTGTTCGCCCCCGGCGAACTCCGCCCGCTGCCGGGCACGGGGTAA
- a CDS encoding YicC/YloC family endoribonuclease, translated as MIKSMTGYGKGESTHEGGRFVVEVRCVNHRYGEVTVKLPRALMQFENEIKKRVAERLVRGKIDVFIQVENAVSLGVPTANLPLARGYLKAFTSIKEALGLEGEVKLSLIACQRDVVTVAAEAEATLEEIPPELVVALEDALRRVDEMRLFEGESLYADFQKRREVLAQLIAKVGARSPLVVQEYAQRLKERIGQLLTEGNVPEERLAVEVALLADKCDVTEELVRLESHLRQFDETLNSGEPVGRKLDFLLQEINREVNTTGSKANDAQMAALVVELKAELEKIREQVQNIE; from the coding sequence ATGATCAAGAGCATGACGGGGTATGGCAAGGGAGAGTCCACCCACGAGGGGGGAAGGTTCGTAGTCGAGGTGCGCTGCGTGAACCACCGCTACGGCGAGGTGACGGTAAAGCTCCCGCGCGCGCTGATGCAGTTCGAGAACGAGATCAAGAAGCGGGTGGCCGAGAGGCTGGTGCGCGGCAAGATCGACGTATTCATCCAGGTCGAAAACGCGGTGTCGCTCGGGGTGCCGACGGCGAACCTGCCGCTTGCGCGCGGCTACCTCAAGGCGTTCACCAGCATCAAGGAGGCGCTGGGGCTGGAAGGGGAGGTGAAGCTCTCGCTGATCGCCTGCCAGCGCGACGTGGTCACGGTGGCCGCCGAGGCCGAGGCTACCCTGGAGGAGATCCCGCCGGAGCTTGTCGTCGCCTTGGAGGACGCGCTGCGCCGGGTGGACGAGATGCGGCTTTTCGAGGGGGAATCGCTCTACGCCGATTTCCAGAAGCGGCGCGAGGTGCTGGCCCAGCTGATCGCCAAGGTGGGGGCGCGTTCCCCGCTCGTGGTGCAGGAGTACGCGCAGCGCCTCAAGGAGAGGATCGGGCAGCTCCTCACCGAGGGGAATGTTCCGGAGGAGCGCCTGGCAGTCGAGGTCGCCCTTTTGGCCGACAAGTGCGACGTGACCGAAGAGCTGGTGCGCCTGGAGAGCCATCTGCGCCAGTTCGACGAGACGCTCAATAGCGGCGAGCCGGTGGGGCGCAAGCTCGATTTCCTGCTCCAGGAGATCAACCGCGAGGTGAACACCACAGGCTCCAAGGCGAACGACGCGCAAATGGCAGCCCTGGTGGTGGAGCTGAAGGCAGAGCTGGAGAAGATCCGGGAGCAGGTGCAGAACATCGAGTAG
- the galE gene encoding UDP-glucose 4-epimerase GalE translates to MGAILVTGGAGYIGSHVVRQLSEAGHEVIVFDNLSTGSADALINGERLIVGDLADEKKIGEVLRETGCKSVLHFAAAIVAPESVLLPLKYYSNNTRNTLNLIKACVDNQVERFIFSSTAAVYGIPEGGHAAEDSPTVPINPYGTSKLMSEWMLRDAAFAYGFSYVALRYFNVAGADPQARMGQRTPDATHLIKVACQAALGMRDSVSIFGTDYNTPDGTGIRDYIHIEDLAAAHLYALKYLEQGGTSSTINVGYGQGGSVREVIKVVKEVSGVDFKVVEGPRRPGDPADLVAVADRIRSVLGWTPRYNSLRTIIEDAWRWEKKLFEKQK, encoded by the coding sequence ATGGGTGCGATTCTTGTTACAGGTGGGGCTGGCTACATTGGAAGCCATGTAGTAAGACAGCTTTCCGAGGCGGGCCACGAGGTGATTGTCTTCGACAACCTTTCGACCGGGAGCGCCGACGCCTTGATCAACGGGGAGCGGCTCATAGTCGGCGACCTGGCGGACGAAAAAAAGATAGGCGAGGTGCTGCGGGAAACCGGGTGCAAATCGGTGCTGCATTTCGCCGCCGCCATCGTAGCACCGGAATCGGTGCTGCTGCCGCTCAAGTATTATTCCAACAACACCCGCAACACCCTGAACCTGATCAAGGCCTGCGTCGACAACCAGGTGGAGCGCTTTATCTTCTCCAGCACCGCCGCCGTCTACGGCATTCCCGAGGGGGGGCATGCCGCCGAGGATAGCCCCACCGTCCCCATCAACCCCTATGGCACCTCGAAGCTGATGAGCGAATGGATGCTGAGGGATGCCGCCTTCGCCTACGGGTTTTCCTACGTGGCGCTACGCTACTTCAACGTGGCCGGCGCCGATCCGCAGGCGCGGATGGGACAGCGCACCCCGGACGCGACGCACCTGATCAAGGTCGCCTGCCAGGCGGCTCTGGGGATGCGCGACAGCGTTTCCATCTTCGGCACCGACTACAATACCCCCGACGGGACCGGCATCCGCGACTATATCCACATCGAGGATCTCGCCGCCGCCCATCTCTACGCTCTTAAGTACCTGGAGCAGGGGGGGACGTCGAGCACCATCAACGTCGGATATGGGCAGGGCGGGAGCGTCCGGGAAGTGATCAAGGTGGTCAAGGAGGTAAGCGGGGTCGACTTCAAGGTAGTCGAGGGGCCGCGCCGCCCGGGGGATCCGGCTGATCTGGTGGCCGTCGCCGACCGCATCCGCAGCGTGCTCGGCTGGACCCCCCGCTACAACAGCCTGCGCACCATCATCGAGGATGCCTGGCGCTGGGAGAAAAAACTGTTCGAAAAACAGAAATAG
- the metG gene encoding methionine--tRNA ligase, translated as MKPAYYVTTPIYYVNDVPHIGHAYTTLAADVLARYKRLKGFDVFFLTGTDEHGQKVEKAAIAAGETPLELADRVMKRFQSLWEKLEISNTDFIRTTQERHKKGVSVLFERVMEKGDIYLGEYEDWYCTPCETFWTETQLIDYKCPDCNRPTEKLKEESYFFRMSKYQDQLLAHIEANPDFIQPKSRRNEIISFVKEGLRDLSVSRTTFQWGIPVPGNDKHVVYVWFDALTNYITALGYPDEQGNFGKYWPCDVHLIGKDILRFHTVYWPTFLMAAGLPIPKKVFAHGWWTVEGQKMSKSLQNVVEPNMLVDKYGVDAVRYFLLREVPFGLDGDFSHQALVHRINSDLANDLGNLLNRSTAMLGKYFGGVLQAPGEETDLDAAYREKTAAMIGQVDGFIEDLAFSRALQAIWEVISAGNKYIDETAPWTLAKDPEKRERLATVMYYMLESQRVVYSLLSAFMPKTSEKGLCCLGWPQAPDAGDLAWGGLKPGTPIAKAEALFPRIEEKAE; from the coding sequence ATGAAGCCCGCCTACTACGTCACCACCCCCATCTACTACGTAAACGACGTCCCGCACATAGGCCACGCATACACCACGCTTGCCGCGGACGTACTGGCGCGCTACAAGCGGCTCAAGGGCTTCGACGTCTTCTTCCTGACCGGCACCGACGAGCACGGACAGAAGGTGGAGAAGGCTGCCATCGCCGCCGGCGAGACCCCGCTGGAGCTGGCCGACCGCGTCATGAAGCGTTTCCAGTCGCTTTGGGAGAAGCTGGAGATCTCCAACACCGACTTCATCAGGACCACCCAGGAGCGCCACAAGAAAGGCGTTTCGGTGCTCTTCGAGAGGGTGATGGAGAAAGGGGACATCTACCTCGGGGAGTATGAGGACTGGTACTGCACCCCGTGCGAAACCTTCTGGACCGAGACGCAGTTGATCGACTACAAGTGCCCTGACTGCAACAGGCCTACCGAGAAGCTGAAGGAGGAGTCGTACTTCTTCAGGATGAGCAAGTATCAGGACCAGCTTCTGGCCCACATAGAGGCGAACCCGGACTTCATCCAGCCCAAGAGCCGCAGAAACGAGATCATCTCCTTCGTCAAGGAAGGGCTTCGCGACCTCTCCGTCTCCCGCACCACCTTCCAGTGGGGGATCCCGGTCCCGGGCAACGACAAGCACGTGGTCTACGTCTGGTTCGATGCGCTGACGAACTACATCACCGCGCTCGGCTACCCCGACGAGCAAGGGAACTTCGGCAAGTACTGGCCCTGCGACGTGCACCTGATCGGCAAGGACATCCTGCGTTTCCACACCGTCTACTGGCCCACCTTCCTGATGGCGGCCGGGCTCCCGATCCCCAAGAAGGTGTTCGCCCACGGCTGGTGGACCGTCGAAGGGCAGAAGATGAGCAAGAGCCTGCAGAACGTGGTCGAGCCCAACATGCTGGTCGACAAGTACGGGGTGGACGCGGTGCGCTACTTCCTGCTGCGCGAAGTCCCCTTCGGCCTGGACGGCGACTTCTCGCACCAGGCGCTGGTGCACAGGATCAACTCCGATCTCGCCAACGACCTCGGTAACCTCCTGAACCGTTCCACCGCGATGCTGGGGAAATACTTCGGAGGCGTTTTGCAGGCCCCCGGCGAGGAGACCGACCTGGACGCGGCCTACCGCGAGAAAACCGCGGCCATGATCGGCCAGGTGGACGGGTTCATCGAGGACCTAGCCTTCAGCCGCGCGCTGCAGGCGATCTGGGAGGTCATCTCCGCCGGCAACAAGTACATCGACGAGACCGCCCCCTGGACCCTCGCCAAGGACCCGGAAAAAAGGGAGCGCCTGGCGACCGTCATGTACTACATGCTGGAGTCGCAGAGGGTGGTCTACTCGCTTCTCTCCGCCTTCATGCCCAAGACCTCCGAGAAGGGGCTTTGCTGCCTGGGTTGGCCGCAGGCGCCCGACGCCGGCGACCTCGCCTGGGGTGGGCTCAAGCCCGGCACCCCCATAGCCAAGGCCGAGGCGCTCTTCCCGAGGATCGAGGAAAAAGCGGAATAG
- the rpoZ gene encoding DNA-directed RNA polymerase subunit omega, whose protein sequence is MARVTVEDCLEKVDNRFLLVMLASKRVKQLFKGARPLIDNRGANKNVVVSLREIAAGKIGCEIGKKGR, encoded by the coding sequence ATGGCAAGGGTAACCGTAGAAGATTGTCTCGAGAAGGTGGACAACCGCTTCCTTCTCGTCATGCTCGCCTCCAAGAGGGTGAAGCAGCTTTTCAAAGGGGCAAGGCCGCTCATCGACAACAGGGGCGCCAACAAGAACGTGGTCGTCTCCCTGAGGGAGATCGCCGCTGGCAAAATCGGCTGTGAAATAGGCAAGAAAGGTCGTTAA